The following proteins are co-located in the Planctomycetia bacterium genome:
- the groL gene encoding chaperonin GroEL (60 kDa chaperone family; promotes refolding of misfolded polypeptides especially under stressful conditions; forms two stacked rings of heptamers to form a barrel-shaped 14mer; ends can be capped by GroES; misfolded proteins enter the barrel where they are refolded when GroES binds), which produces MAKQLLFTNEARRKLLAGAEKLAKAVGVTLGPSGRVVILDKSFGGPTVTKDGVTVSKEVDLADPFENMGAKLVNAVATKTSDIAGDGTTTATVLALNIYKEGLKSTTAGANPMSLKRGIDQAVEAAVEKIHKMSKECTKKDEIAQVGTISANNDSAIGEMLADALEKVGKDGVIQVEEGKTSETVVDFVEGMQFDKGYISPYFVTDASSMTAELEDAYILLYEKKISNVRDLVPMLEKVAQTGKPLLIIAEDVDSEALAMLVVNRLRGILNVAAVKAPGFGDRRKALMQDLATVTGGKFISEDLGTKLENVTLADLGKAKNIRIEKENTTIVNGAGKKADIMKRIEQIRTQMDASDSEYDKEKFAERLAKLTGGVALIKIGAATEAEMKEKKARVEDALHATRAARAEGILPGGGVALLRCTEVVQKLAKKLEGDEKLGAEIVFRALSAPIKQIAENSGVDGAVVADEVLSSDKESHGYNAATAEYVDMYKAGIVDPTKVVRSALQNASSIAGLMLTTEVMITKIDDDEPKGLAKAEGVVR; this is translated from the coding sequence ATGGCTAAACAGTTACTCTTCACCAACGAAGCTCGCCGCAAGCTCCTTGCTGGCGCGGAAAAACTCGCCAAGGCAGTCGGTGTGACCCTCGGGCCAAGTGGCCGCGTGGTCATCCTCGACAAATCCTTCGGCGGCCCCACCGTTACTAAGGACGGCGTTACCGTCTCCAAGGAAGTCGATCTGGCTGATCCCTTCGAGAACATGGGTGCTAAGCTCGTCAACGCTGTCGCGACCAAAACCAGCGATATCGCAGGCGATGGCACCACGACTGCCACCGTGCTCGCTCTCAACATCTACAAGGAAGGCCTCAAGAGCACGACCGCTGGGGCCAACCCCATGTCGCTCAAACGTGGCATCGACCAGGCTGTGGAAGCTGCCGTCGAAAAAATCCACAAAATGAGCAAGGAATGCACCAAGAAGGATGAGATTGCCCAGGTCGGCACCATCTCCGCCAACAACGATTCCGCTATCGGCGAAATGCTTGCTGACGCTCTCGAAAAGGTTGGCAAGGATGGCGTCATCCAGGTGGAAGAAGGCAAGACCAGTGAAACGGTGGTTGATTTCGTCGAAGGCATGCAGTTCGATAAAGGTTATATCAGCCCATACTTCGTGACTGATGCCAGCAGCATGACCGCTGAACTCGAAGACGCTTACATCCTGCTGTACGAAAAGAAAATCAGCAATGTCCGCGATCTGGTGCCTATGCTCGAAAAGGTAGCCCAGACCGGCAAGCCGCTGCTCATCATTGCTGAAGATGTTGACAGCGAAGCCCTCGCGATGCTCGTCGTCAATCGTCTGCGAGGCATCCTCAATGTAGCTGCTGTCAAAGCCCCTGGCTTTGGCGACCGCCGCAAGGCCCTCATGCAGGATCTGGCTACCGTCACCGGTGGCAAGTTCATCAGTGAAGACCTCGGCACCAAGCTCGAGAATGTCACCCTGGCTGACCTTGGAAAAGCCAAGAACATCCGTATCGAGAAGGAAAACACCACTATCGTTAACGGTGCAGGCAAAAAGGCTGACATCATGAAGCGGATCGAACAGATTCGCACCCAGATGGACGCCAGCGACAGCGAATACGACAAGGAAAAGTTCGCTGAACGTCTCGCCAAGCTGACTGGTGGCGTGGCCCTCATCAAGATCGGTGCAGCTACCGAAGCAGAGATGAAGGAAAAGAAAGCTCGCGTGGAAGATGCTCTGCATGCCACCCGTGCTGCCCGCGCTGAAGGAATCCTGCCCGGTGGTGGTGTGGCCCTCTTACGCTGCACCGAAGTGGTGCAGAAGCTGGCCAAGAAGCTTGAAGGTGATGAGAAGCTCGGTGCAGAGATTGTCTTCCGTGCTTTGTCTGCCCCCATCAAACAGATCGCTGAAAACAGCGGCGTCGATGGCGCGGTCGTTGCTGACGAAGTTCTCTCGAGCGACAAGGAATCGCACGGCTACAATGCTGCCACCGCCGAGTACGTCGATATGTACAAGGCTGGTATCGTCGATCCCACCAAGGTAGTCCGCTCCGCCCTGCAGAATGCCTCCAGCATCGCAGGCCTGATGCTGACGACCGAAGTGATGATCACGAAGATCGATGACGATGAACCGAAGGGTTTGGCGAAGGCGGAAGGGGTTGTGCGGTAA
- a CDS encoding YceK/YidQ family lipoprotein, whose amino-acid sequence MQSIMSLCLLLPVFALGCGTFSAHFDGFNPQPYAGVKVTCDTISRACTSEESLNLYTTAAPEMRCLAGTGELVNRAYILACYTADLPFSFVADTLYLPVQACWRKEPNKDVATTSITEMVEPATSNPSK is encoded by the coding sequence ATGCAATCCATCATGTCGCTTTGCTTATTGTTACCAGTATTTGCACTGGGTTGTGGCACCTTCAGTGCACACTTTGATGGGTTCAACCCGCAGCCTTATGCTGGCGTGAAAGTTACCTGCGATACCATAAGCCGGGCTTGCACTTCGGAAGAATCGCTGAATCTTTATACTACTGCAGCACCCGAAATGAGATGCTTGGCTGGTACCGGCGAATTGGTTAACCGGGCTTATATTCTTGCCTGCTACACCGCAGACTTGCCTTTCTCTTTCGTGGCAGACACGTTGTACCTACCCGTGCAGGCCTGTTGGCGAAAAGAGCCGAATAAAGATGTAGCAACGACATCAATCACAGAAATGGTTGAACCCGCCACCAGCAACCCGTCGAAATAG
- a CDS encoding autotransporter-associated beta strand repeat-containing protein — protein sequence MQKKSFSRYAIPQLNKSKYRPRLEILEDRCVPATRTWDGGALSNNWSNASNWVGNIAPVAGDDLIFPAGNFDKTADNDYTPGTHFRSISVGGGYTLKGNRVFLGVGGVIDNSGTSNIIKNDLDLGAAAGATPRVFQVGAGSTLFIDGEIRGGNGLNKTGTGNLSFRGHNTFVGLTQVSAGQLFVTKDDGLGSTAAGTLVKSGATLVADHSATLIGTLDLDEPLTLEGGSRIRALRQVELNGDIVLLGTADITQEAATEELFIDGSISGPGGLNLIAQNKLWLRGSGFNSYLGTTSATGDVRLQKSDRNRAFSGDLVIQANSSVTMMDYNQFGFIVPEITVNSGGKLRLNGYTHEVGTLHLNGGRVSTAVVVPDLHNILTPLGGLYLKGDITGTSTASGPSRLDGTVSLFSSEGHTITVADGPSSTDMIIDMTIDGGDDDFVKEGNGTLELSAREEDYVFDSYTGTLFVNAGTLLLKGSLKDSEVRVEGGRLSGTGDMGGLSCFGGIVAPGTLNGPGILHLTGTSPGSVILSGGDIFSVRLNGPVAGTGHDQLDVGNFTSNDDRRVFIRGASLVASVGAGASPGNQFRIINNEGNDAIVLDSATPGFVDPLTGALIGQGDIFTTANGVRLSMDYHGGTGNDVVLTYVNTPPMAPDLALNTTEINEGGTVTATGSLVDPDAKDRLRLFINWGDGSRQEVHRPGRDLFSFTHRYRQDGVYTARFEWIDQTGQGNSREFTITVNNVAPTLKLRTFRTFNTGLLMASGWLSDAGDDRYTATLDFGDGTSRTKTLNWRDYFAIAHKYKNPGNYILTLTLRDSQGAESIFQREVVIS from the coding sequence ATGCAGAAGAAGTCTTTCTCTCGTTATGCAATCCCTCAACTCAACAAGTCGAAATATCGTCCCCGTCTCGAAATCCTCGAAGACCGTTGCGTACCCGCAACCCGCACCTGGGATGGCGGGGCACTCAGTAACAACTGGTCGAATGCCTCGAACTGGGTAGGCAATATCGCTCCGGTGGCTGGCGATGACCTCATCTTCCCTGCAGGCAACTTCGACAAGACGGCGGACAACGACTACACCCCCGGCACCCACTTCCGCTCGATCAGCGTAGGTGGAGGTTATACCCTCAAAGGCAACCGCGTATTTCTCGGCGTCGGCGGTGTCATCGATAACAGTGGTACGTCCAACATCATCAAAAATGACCTTGACCTCGGCGCCGCCGCTGGCGCCACGCCACGGGTCTTTCAAGTGGGTGCTGGCTCCACACTCTTCATCGACGGCGAGATCCGCGGCGGCAACGGTCTGAACAAGACCGGCACGGGCAACTTGTCCTTCCGCGGCCATAACACCTTCGTCGGCTTGACCCAAGTGTCTGCCGGCCAGCTCTTCGTCACCAAGGACGACGGCCTCGGTTCGACCGCAGCCGGTACGTTGGTCAAATCCGGAGCCACGCTGGTCGCCGACCATTCTGCCACCTTGATCGGAACATTAGACCTGGACGAACCGCTCACCCTGGAAGGCGGCAGCAGAATCCGCGCGCTGCGGCAGGTCGAGCTCAACGGCGACATCGTGCTGCTGGGCACGGCGGACATCACTCAAGAAGCGGCTACCGAAGAGCTCTTCATCGACGGCTCGATCAGCGGACCCGGCGGACTGAATCTGATCGCGCAGAACAAGCTGTGGCTGCGCGGCTCGGGCTTCAACTCCTATTTGGGAACGACCTCGGCGACCGGCGACGTCCGCCTCCAGAAATCCGACCGCAACCGAGCTTTCAGCGGTGACTTGGTCATTCAAGCGAACAGTTCCGTCACCATGATGGACTACAACCAGTTCGGCTTTATCGTGCCGGAGATCACGGTGAACTCCGGCGGAAAACTCAGGCTGAACGGCTACACTCATGAAGTCGGCACGCTGCACCTCAACGGCGGCAGAGTGAGCACGGCCGTCGTCGTGCCGGACCTGCACAACATCCTCACGCCTTTGGGAGGGTTGTATCTTAAAGGTGACATCACTGGCACGTCGACAGCGAGCGGCCCGAGCCGCCTTGACGGCACGGTTTCTCTCTTCTCGTCTGAAGGACACACCATCACGGTCGCAGACGGACCGTCGTCGACGGACATGATCATCGACATGACGATCGATGGAGGAGATGACGACTTCGTCAAGGAAGGCAACGGCACGCTGGAGCTGTCCGCCCGTGAGGAAGACTACGTCTTTGACAGCTACACCGGAACTCTATTCGTGAACGCCGGCACCCTACTGCTCAAAGGCAGTCTAAAGGACAGCGAAGTCCGTGTCGAGGGCGGTAGGCTTTCGGGCACGGGCGACATGGGCGGCCTGAGCTGTTTTGGCGGCATCGTGGCGCCCGGAACGCTGAATGGCCCCGGCATTCTGCATCTCACCGGAACCTCGCCCGGCTCCGTGATCCTCTCTGGCGGAGACATCTTCAGCGTCCGCCTCAACGGACCCGTCGCCGGGACCGGCCACGACCAGCTGGATGTCGGGAACTTCACCTCGAATGACGACAGAAGAGTCTTCATCAGAGGCGCCAGCCTGGTGGCCTCAGTCGGCGCGGGCGCTTCACCCGGCAACCAGTTCCGGATCATCAATAACGAAGGCAACGACGCCATCGTCCTCGATTCGGCGACACCCGGCTTCGTCGATCCGTTGACTGGCGCCCTGATCGGTCAGGGGGACATCTTCACGACGGCCAACGGCGTGCGGCTCTCGATGGACTACCACGGCGGCACCGGCAACGATGTGGTGCTCACTTACGTCAACACCCCGCCGATGGCACCTGATCTGGCCTTGAATACCACCGAGATCAACGAAGGCGGCACCGTGACCGCCACCGGTAGCCTGGTGGATCCCGATGCCAAGGACAGGCTTCGCCTGTTCATCAACTGGGGCGATGGCAGCAGGCAGGAAGTCCATCGCCCAGGCCGCGATCTCTTCAGCTTCACCCACCGCTATCGCCAGGATGGCGTCTACACCGCCCGCTTTGAATGGATCGACCAGACCGGCCAAGGCAACAGCCGCGAGTTCACGATCACCGTGAACAATGTAGCACCAACACTCAAGCTGCGAACCTTCCGCACGTTTAATACCGGGCTGCTGATGGCCAGCGGCTGGCTCAGCGATGCAGGCGATGATCGCTACACTGCCACGCTCGATTTTGGCGATGGCACAAGCCGCACTAAAACTCTGAACTGGCGTGACTACTTCGCGATTGCCCACAAGTACAAGAATCCAGGCAACTATATCCTTACTCTAACTCTGCGTGATTCCCAGGGTGCAGAATCGATCTTTCAGCGCGAGGTGGTGATCAGCTGA
- the groL gene encoding chaperonin GroEL (60 kDa chaperone family; promotes refolding of misfolded polypeptides especially under stressful conditions; forms two stacked rings of heptamers to form a barrel-shaped 14mer; ends can be capped by GroES; misfolded proteins enter the barrel where they are refolded when GroES binds) encodes MGAKQLSYADEARQKLLAGVTKLAKAVKCTLGPRGRNAVLDKGWGVPNVTKDGVSVAEDIELKCPYENMGAQLVKEAASKTSDVAGDGTTTATVLTEAIYREGLKGISAGVDPMAISRGIMKATEKATEELKKLAEKINAKDKKEIKEVATISANNNTEIGDFIAQAMDRVGSDGVITIEEGKGFTTEVDWVEGMQFDRGYLSPHFVTDPEKVICEYEKCYILIHEDKISNAKDLVPLLETISKANRPLMIIAEDIDGDALATLVVNKLRGIVQVVAVKAPGYGDRRKAMLEDIAVLTGGKAIFKDLGIKLEAVKLTDLGTAKKVRIDAENTTIVEGAGKDVNIQGRCDLIRREIETTTSEYDREKLQERLAKLAGGVAQIKVGAATETEMKERKALYEDSLAATRAAIEEGIVAGGGVALLHAAKALEKFKVDGEEQHGVDILRKALEVPARAIAENAGLDGAVVVNNIRKGKDKNYGYDANEEKYCDLRKAGIVDPVKVTRSALQNAASVAALLLTTETLIADKPEPKGAGGDHHDHDHHGGGMGGGMPGMGGMGGMGGMGMPGMM; translated from the coding sequence ATGGGAGCCAAACAACTCTCGTATGCTGATGAAGCACGCCAGAAACTACTTGCCGGCGTGACCAAACTCGCCAAAGCTGTCAAATGCACCCTCGGGCCACGTGGCCGCAATGCTGTCCTCGATAAAGGGTGGGGCGTTCCCAACGTCACCAAGGACGGCGTCTCGGTCGCGGAAGACATCGAACTGAAGTGCCCTTATGAAAACATGGGTGCTCAACTGGTGAAGGAAGCTGCCAGCAAAACATCCGACGTTGCAGGTGATGGCACCACCACTGCAACCGTTCTCACCGAAGCCATCTACCGCGAAGGCCTCAAGGGCATTTCCGCTGGTGTCGATCCGATGGCCATCAGCCGGGGCATCATGAAGGCCACCGAGAAGGCCACGGAAGAACTGAAGAAGCTGGCTGAAAAAATCAACGCCAAGGACAAGAAGGAAATCAAGGAAGTCGCCACCATCTCCGCCAACAACAACACCGAGATTGGTGACTTCATCGCCCAGGCGATGGATCGCGTAGGCTCCGATGGTGTCATCACCATTGAAGAAGGCAAAGGCTTCACCACTGAAGTCGACTGGGTCGAAGGCATGCAGTTCGACCGAGGCTACCTGTCGCCTCACTTCGTGACCGATCCGGAAAAGGTCATCTGCGAATACGAGAAGTGCTACATCCTCATTCACGAAGACAAGATCAGCAATGCCAAGGACCTGGTGCCTCTGCTCGAAACCATCAGCAAGGCAAACCGCCCGTTGATGATCATCGCTGAAGACATTGATGGCGATGCACTGGCCACCCTCGTGGTCAACAAACTCCGTGGCATCGTGCAGGTTGTTGCTGTCAAAGCTCCTGGCTATGGCGATCGCCGCAAGGCTATGCTTGAAGACATTGCTGTCCTCACCGGTGGCAAGGCGATCTTCAAAGACCTTGGCATCAAGCTCGAAGCAGTCAAGCTGACCGACCTTGGTACCGCCAAGAAGGTCCGCATTGATGCTGAGAACACCACGATCGTGGAAGGCGCCGGCAAGGATGTGAATATCCAAGGCCGTTGCGACCTGATCCGTCGTGAGATTGAAACCACCACCAGCGAATACGACCGCGAGAAGCTGCAGGAACGTCTGGCCAAGCTGGCTGGTGGCGTGGCCCAGATCAAGGTGGGCGCTGCAACCGAAACCGAAATGAAGGAACGCAAGGCTCTGTACGAAGATTCACTCGCTGCCACCCGCGCTGCGATCGAAGAAGGCATTGTTGCTGGTGGCGGTGTCGCTTTGCTGCACGCTGCCAAGGCATTGGAGAAATTCAAAGTAGATGGCGAAGAACAGCACGGCGTGGACATCCTTCGCAAGGCACTCGAAGTTCCCGCCCGTGCCATTGCTGAAAATGCAGGCCTCGATGGCGCAGTGGTTGTCAACAACATCCGCAAAGGCAAGGACAAGAACTACGGCTACGATGCCAACGAAGAGAAGTATTGCGATCTTCGCAAGGCAGGCATTGTAGATCCCGTAAAAGTCACTCGCTCCGCTCTGCAGAACGCAGCCAGCGTGGCAGCACTGCTCCTCACCACCGAAACTCTGATTGCCGACAAGCCTGAACCCAAGGGTGCAGGTGGCGATCACCACGACCATGACCACCACGGTGGTGGAATGGGTGGCGGCATGCCAGGCATGGGTGGTATGGGCGGCATGGGTGGCATGGGCATGCCCGGAATGATGTAA
- a CDS encoding PEP-CTERM sorting domain-containing protein (PEP-CTERM proteins occur, often in large numbers, in the proteomes of bacteria that also encode an exosortase, a predicted intramembrane cysteine proteinase. The presence of a PEP-CTERM domain at a protein's C-terminus predicts cleavage within the sorting domain, followed by covalent anchoring to some some component of the (usually Gram-negative) cell surface. Many PEP-CTERM proteins exhibit an unusual sequence composition that includes large numbers of potential glycosylation sites. Expression of one such protein has been shown restore the ability of a bacterium to form floc, a type of biofilm.), whose translation MSLWVAWSRSRTAVILVGGLTTPLTAGDIFNYAGSTIGGGSRWDAAPRIINISGSNVERSLDGGLRYSMQGGSFQAYRDSFSWNVVPTVPQFQAVVQQAFDAWSSVDPVSGVGSTLTFVPDLSTPVVGFNAGNGGLDSRGAEIDLFASNDAFFWNPGNNGTQGETRFGAIGSTVTLTSGTPNYAGSSAINGADIIINNNPGAVYSLDLFRRLLTHEIGHAIGLGDVEGNINPGAFIDDNYDGSTNATALATLTNNWVHLVNVNNPALSPLFRYTPGASPGTSTPGVDILMESNGLGISSGNPITNLIPLSNDDYNTRQFLYPIAIPEPTTVALMGVSVCGAIGFWFHRRHKQQMQMDQVI comes from the coding sequence ATGAGCCTTTGGGTTGCGTGGTCTCGCTCAAGAACCGCAGTTATTCTCGTTGGTGGTTTGACAACTCCACTGACTGCTGGCGATATATTCAATTACGCAGGCTCCACGATTGGTGGCGGTTCCCGATGGGATGCTGCTCCCCGCATCATCAATATCAGTGGCAGTAATGTTGAACGCTCACTTGATGGCGGACTCCGCTACTCCATGCAGGGTGGTTCCTTCCAGGCATATCGCGATTCATTCTCATGGAATGTTGTGCCTACCGTTCCCCAGTTCCAGGCAGTTGTGCAGCAGGCGTTCGATGCCTGGAGTTCTGTCGATCCCGTATCGGGAGTTGGGTCGACGTTGACCTTTGTTCCTGATTTATCCACACCTGTGGTTGGCTTCAATGCAGGTAACGGTGGACTCGATTCTCGCGGAGCAGAGATTGACCTCTTTGCTTCCAATGATGCTTTCTTCTGGAACCCGGGCAACAATGGTACACAGGGTGAAACTCGCTTTGGGGCCATTGGCAGCACGGTGACGCTGACCTCAGGGACACCCAATTATGCCGGGTCCTCCGCCATCAATGGCGCGGATATTATCATCAACAACAATCCGGGCGCGGTGTATTCGCTTGATCTGTTCCGCCGTCTGCTGACCCATGAAATTGGTCATGCCATCGGTCTGGGTGATGTGGAAGGCAACATCAACCCCGGCGCATTCATCGACGACAATTACGATGGCAGCACGAATGCCACTGCACTCGCCACTTTGACGAACAACTGGGTGCACCTGGTGAATGTGAATAACCCGGCATTATCACCACTGTTTCGTTATACACCAGGTGCGAGTCCGGGCACGAGCACTCCCGGCGTGGACATCCTGATGGAATCGAATGGGCTGGGCATCTCTTCAGGCAACCCGATCACCAACCTGATTCCGCTCAGCAACGATGATTACAATACGCGTCAGTTCCTCTATCCTATTGCGATTCCCGAACCCACCACGGTGGCACTGATGGGCGTTTCCGTCTGTGGTGCAATCGGATTCTGGTTCCATCGCCGACATAAGCAGCAGATGCAAATGGATCAAGTGATCTAA
- the argJ gene encoding bifunctional glutamate N-acetyltransferase/amino-acid acetyltransferase ArgJ, with protein MKTNPDHATSVTTNSCDPETWLLAQGYRFAGVVSGLRSEPNRRDVGVIISESPASAAGVFTLNRVAAAPVQVSRKRVPSSDVRGIVCCSGNANACTGAQGREDAELMATTLACKLNLHGDSILIASTGIIGRPMPMSIVGAGIVKAAAAVADTPQALCDFAHSILTTDTVIKVATLEVNLHGTPIRFTGIAKGAAMIGPNMATMLGFILTDATIAPSLLQEALGRAVDRTFNCISVEGHMSTNDTVFALANGAAGGVPITGHGIYFQQFEQDLTRVCSQLARAIAEDAEGATHVVEIIVEGTHSEADARQIAKTVAESALVKTALFGADPNWGRIVSAAGYSGVDFKEEELSLTIGPYLLYDKGTPVEFDEAEVSKFIKANRHLTVTLTFTQGNARCQFWTCDLTHDYVKLNAEYTT; from the coding sequence ATGAAGACCAACCCGGATCATGCTACTTCGGTCACTACCAATTCCTGCGACCCTGAGACCTGGCTGCTGGCCCAGGGTTATCGCTTTGCCGGCGTCGTCAGTGGCTTGCGAAGCGAACCCAATCGTCGCGATGTCGGTGTCATCATCAGCGAATCTCCAGCCAGTGCTGCAGGAGTCTTTACGCTGAACCGGGTGGCTGCGGCGCCGGTACAGGTTTCCCGCAAGAGAGTGCCCTCCTCTGATGTGCGAGGCATTGTCTGTTGCTCAGGCAACGCCAACGCCTGCACCGGCGCTCAGGGCCGGGAAGATGCTGAGCTGATGGCAACCACCCTCGCCTGCAAACTGAACTTGCATGGCGATTCCATCCTCATCGCTTCCACCGGAATCATTGGCAGGCCGATGCCCATGTCGATTGTTGGCGCGGGCATTGTCAAAGCTGCCGCTGCAGTTGCTGATACGCCGCAGGCACTGTGTGACTTTGCTCACTCCATCCTGACCACCGACACCGTCATCAAGGTAGCGACGCTGGAAGTGAACCTGCATGGCACACCGATTCGCTTCACTGGCATTGCCAAGGGCGCTGCCATGATCGGCCCGAACATGGCTACCATGCTCGGCTTCATCCTGACCGATGCTACCATTGCACCGAGCCTGCTCCAGGAAGCGCTGGGTCGCGCGGTAGATCGCACCTTCAACTGCATCAGTGTTGAAGGGCACATGAGCACCAACGATACAGTATTTGCATTAGCCAACGGTGCTGCAGGCGGAGTGCCCATCACCGGGCATGGCATCTATTTCCAGCAGTTTGAACAGGATCTGACACGGGTCTGCAGCCAACTCGCCCGGGCGATTGCCGAGGATGCCGAAGGTGCAACGCATGTCGTGGAAATCATCGTCGAAGGCACCCACAGCGAAGCCGATGCCCGCCAGATCGCCAAGACGGTGGCAGAAAGCGCCCTGGTGAAAACCGCCCTCTTTGGCGCTGATCCCAACTGGGGCCGCATTGTCTCCGCAGCAGGCTACAGCGGCGTCGATTTCAAGGAAGAAGAACTGTCACTCACCATTGGGCCATACCTGCTTTACGACAAAGGCACACCGGTGGAGTTTGATGAAGCCGAAGTTTCGAAATTCATCAAAGCCAACCGCCATCTGACCGTGACGCTGACCTTCACCCAAGGCAACGCCCGCTGTCAGTTCTGGACCTGCGATCTGACGCACGATTATGTGAAACTGAATGCGGAGTATACGACGTAG
- a CDS encoding CPBP family intramembrane metalloprotease produces the protein MIKKYPILSFFMMTMLFSWACWIPYAAAQAGLIDHVPAEVVWLGEFGPSLMALVVAGLTGFPARVREMLRKLCNGRVNPGWYLFALGVTPVLVLSSLLIDAVLFGHTVDLTLLQGWDQRFVTRTSLFQPSMGLISNLVYFMQGSTLATGLVLVILAITNGGISEELGWRGFALPGLFKQGCSPLQASLLVGFMWAVWHTGSPIWKIILTSPLSEGLQVAVTNVFEYLLLLIPLSVVYTVLMLGTGGSILLAVLLHASYNMTITLVASAWSEFPMLTLVVLLWVLAFGLTAWFKLWRVDHHMGGYKFKKHRELSSTVLAR, from the coding sequence ATGATTAAAAAGTACCCCATCCTGTCCTTTTTTATGATGACCATGCTGTTTTCCTGGGCCTGCTGGATACCCTATGCAGCAGCCCAGGCCGGATTGATTGATCATGTGCCAGCTGAGGTAGTCTGGCTTGGGGAATTTGGGCCATCCCTCATGGCCTTGGTTGTTGCGGGACTCACAGGCTTTCCAGCTCGTGTAAGAGAGATGCTGCGAAAACTGTGCAATGGACGGGTCAATCCAGGATGGTACCTGTTCGCTTTAGGAGTGACGCCTGTCCTGGTGCTCAGCAGTTTGTTGATCGATGCGGTACTCTTTGGTCATACAGTTGACCTGACTCTGCTGCAGGGTTGGGATCAGCGATTTGTAACGCGAACAAGTCTCTTTCAACCATCCATGGGCCTTATCTCCAATCTGGTGTACTTCATGCAGGGGAGCACCCTGGCCACTGGACTTGTGCTCGTAATCCTGGCGATCACCAACGGCGGCATTTCGGAAGAGCTTGGTTGGCGAGGGTTTGCCTTGCCTGGACTCTTCAAGCAAGGTTGCAGTCCTCTACAGGCAAGCCTGTTAGTTGGTTTCATGTGGGCAGTTTGGCATACTGGATCGCCGATATGGAAAATAATTCTGACATCGCCCCTTAGCGAGGGATTGCAGGTAGCTGTGACCAATGTGTTTGAGTACTTGCTTTTATTGATTCCACTATCTGTGGTGTACACCGTCTTGATGTTAGGAACAGGCGGAAGCATCCTGCTTGCGGTACTATTACATGCCTCTTACAACATGACAATCACTTTAGTGGCTTCTGCATGGTCTGAGTTCCCCATGTTGACTCTGGTGGTTTTGCTTTGGGTGCTTGCGTTCGGTTTGACGGCATGGTTTAAACTTTGGCGTGTAGACCATCACATGGGTGGATACAAATTCAAAAAGCACCGTGAACTCTCATCCACGGTGCTTGCTCGTTGA
- the groES gene encoding co-chaperone GroES, which yields MKLRPLDDRIVVKPLDAEEKTAGGIVLPDSAKEKPQRGKVISIGPGKQLDDGSRAAVAVAVNDEVIYGKYAGSEVKIDGVEYKILRENDILAKVV from the coding sequence ATGAAACTCCGACCCCTCGATGACCGCATTGTTGTCAAACCGCTTGATGCAGAAGAGAAGACCGCCGGTGGCATTGTGCTGCCTGATTCAGCCAAGGAAAAGCCCCAGCGAGGCAAGGTGATCAGTATTGGCCCAGGCAAGCAGTTGGATGATGGCAGCCGGGCTGCGGTAGCTGTCGCTGTCAATGACGAAGTCATTTACGGCAAGTACGCCGGCAGCGAAGTGAAGATCGACGGCGTTGAATACAAGATCCTCCGCGAGAATGATATTCTCGCGAAGGTGGTTTGA